From Rudanella lutea DSM 19387, a single genomic window includes:
- a CDS encoding amidase family protein — MRKTTVLILLTLASCKVAQKATIPAWQPYDETAELAKNANHESTRLRYKLIQSRNLDKNTFWKTISPQLGRFSEADYQALKPLILEQDILTLQGHIRTGKLTYEKLTQWYLYRIAQFENNRTTALNNLIAINPNAVAEARARDKARAAGTTHPIFGMPIILKDNINQNGMVTTAGAQAFYNNITKDAFIVEQLRKNGAVFLAKANLSEWANFMCLDCPNGYSAMGGQTLNPYGPRQFDTGGSSSGSGSSMAANYAAAAVGTETSGSILSPASANSLVGLKPTTGLLSRGGIVPISSTLDTPGPMTRTVTDAAILLSAMTGEDPADPATKNNPKNKTYWESVKTGTLKGIRFGAYKPMLRDSLYAQNVAKIRAQGGTVIEIELEQVSPEGFGTLLNVDMNVDLPGYIKNYGSSALPFRSVDDILAYNRQDSTRRMPYGQGRIAGVPKTQLSPDEVAKLRTSIRKTGVEYFEKPMKQHGLDAILSINNRSAGLAAAANYPCLTVPMGYRPNGEPVGITFIARPFAEDKLLNIGYAFEQATRARKAPEAYK, encoded by the coding sequence ATGAGAAAAACAACTGTACTGATTCTGCTTACATTAGCCTCGTGCAAGGTCGCGCAAAAAGCCACCATCCCGGCCTGGCAACCCTACGACGAAACGGCCGAACTGGCCAAAAACGCAAACCACGAATCCACCCGATTACGCTACAAGCTGATTCAGTCGCGAAACCTCGACAAAAACACGTTCTGGAAGACTATCAGCCCTCAGCTGGGGCGCTTTTCCGAAGCGGATTACCAAGCCCTCAAGCCACTCATTCTGGAACAGGACATTCTCACGTTGCAGGGCCACATCCGCACCGGCAAGCTCACCTACGAGAAGCTGACCCAATGGTACCTGTACCGGATTGCCCAGTTTGAAAACAACCGGACTACCGCCCTCAACAACCTCATTGCTATCAACCCCAACGCCGTGGCCGAGGCCCGCGCCCGCGACAAAGCCCGCGCGGCCGGCACAACCCACCCCATTTTCGGGATGCCCATTATCCTGAAAGACAACATCAACCAGAACGGCATGGTCACCACGGCCGGGGCGCAGGCGTTTTACAACAACATCACCAAAGACGCCTTCATTGTGGAGCAGCTACGCAAAAACGGGGCTGTTTTTCTGGCCAAAGCCAACCTGAGCGAGTGGGCCAACTTCATGTGCCTCGACTGCCCCAACGGCTACAGTGCAATGGGCGGCCAAACACTGAACCCCTACGGCCCCCGGCAGTTCGATACGGGCGGATCGAGTTCGGGTAGTGGCTCCAGCATGGCGGCCAACTATGCGGCTGCGGCCGTGGGCACCGAAACGTCGGGCTCGATTCTGTCGCCTGCCAGTGCCAACTCACTCGTGGGGCTTAAACCCACCACAGGCTTGCTAAGCCGGGGTGGCATCGTACCCATTTCGAGCACACTCGACACCCCCGGCCCCATGACCCGCACCGTGACCGATGCGGCCATTCTGCTCTCGGCCATGACCGGCGAAGACCCGGCCGACCCGGCCACCAAAAACAACCCAAAAAACAAAACGTACTGGGAGTCGGTGAAAACGGGAACACTCAAGGGCATACGGTTTGGGGCCTACAAACCCATGCTGCGCGACTCACTCTACGCACAAAACGTGGCCAAAATCCGGGCACAGGGCGGCACCGTGATCGAGATTGAGCTGGAACAGGTATCGCCCGAGGGTTTTGGTACGTTGCTCAACGTTGATATGAACGTCGACCTACCGGGTTACATCAAAAACTACGGTTCGTCGGCGCTCCCCTTCCGCTCGGTCGACGATATTCTGGCCTACAACCGGCAGGACTCAACCCGGCGGATGCCATACGGGCAGGGGCGCATTGCCGGGGTGCCCAAAACCCAGCTAAGCCCCGACGAGGTGGCCAAGCTACGCACGAGCATCCGCAAAACAGGCGTGGAGTATTTCGAGAAACCCATGAAACAGCATGGGCTCGACGCCATTCTGTCGATCAACAACCGAAGTGCGGGCTTAGCCGCAGCGGCCAACTACCCCTGCCTGACCGTACCGATGGGCTACCGGCCCAACGGCGAGCCGGTTGGCATTACGTTTATTGCCCGGCCGTTTGCCGAAGACAAACTCCTGAACATCGGCTACGCTTTTGAGCAGGCTACCCGGGCCCGCAAAGCACCCGAAGCGTACAAATAG
- a CDS encoding CARDB domain-containing protein — translation MLVIPSRRPTRPELPLFRKRVSIDMGHSFFVGAYTKVFFKLRGYTLEDLEFRLPDGPQAGVVSLCRDANFDPERPDVMLCLGYRPGTYVFQVVDRATNVVVAEKKFELTTDWADEKTGPSLSVVGVVTGGESAPAWGGGPAGPDPQNLNVLPQSGTRRIAIILVDTSSQRYPTDTPTLDAIRQRWMDEIINGVTVSGQTRSSRRFFQEVSYNNFDISAQIFGPYQLSGNFDSYFTAVTRNGNTLWSPNTNYHQACITAADSDVNWGNFDTVLCVSQNTATQNAWPYASIGTRTYTTAEGSRNLGVISMPVGWGDTFEPTRAVHETFAHELGHNLGLSDQYTPDVPGRNPVQWDHMDSEDGLAHFSLAHRMMLGWVPAGWLKTYNFALGGSPVNETISLSAIQAGTPPAGRMGGIEVRVADGWNYYVEYRNRQATHTSDQELPTNNAVLVTDVDSSPDDAPISRPRILRVANDPDGDGSVLTNGLNYRAVDVSDPTFPTDFRLSVSGIDGTKADVKVEYGVNSRPDPSIRPWPASPTRQWQSPDIEVRNTRNAADPAWFNVPWAGNPNTVVARVRNNGNLAAPNVRVLFSVKNYNVGGAPETPLGEMTQTIPALGTVEFTTTWNPPGNGHYCIIVRIDTFAFVAPDGTLVTEMSPHNNLAQSNYDRFISAEGSPATRQITFVEVGNPYNEATRVFIRPGQSNPLYRTYLGATSLLLEPGETRRVEVMYEYDSSNVFRTPMSLGKYGWITPEKRGNEGLAQRAQKLFGAKPNRVDLAAFIEDPRDPELHTAYRFSGAEAEIVTGRRTKFDYFYKDGGQIGGRVVLDNRRPTGVNGGRVLLIYRNTEDPKNPLTIYDEVRLDWDGRFVVKTSKKGLSIRPESLQAYYLPTPGFGDCYSAVIPFAH, via the coding sequence ATGTTAGTTATTCCCTCACGACGCCCAACCCGGCCCGAACTGCCCTTGTTTCGCAAGCGGGTCAGCATCGACATGGGGCACTCTTTTTTTGTGGGTGCCTACACCAAAGTGTTTTTCAAACTCCGGGGGTACACCCTGGAAGACCTGGAGTTTCGGCTGCCCGATGGCCCACAGGCGGGCGTAGTATCGCTCTGCCGCGACGCCAATTTTGACCCCGAACGCCCCGACGTGATGCTATGCCTTGGCTACCGGCCCGGTACGTACGTGTTTCAGGTGGTTGACCGGGCCACCAACGTGGTGGTAGCCGAGAAGAAATTTGAACTGACCACCGACTGGGCCGACGAGAAAACAGGTCCCTCGCTCTCGGTGGTAGGCGTGGTAACCGGGGGTGAGTCGGCACCGGCCTGGGGGGGTGGCCCGGCTGGCCCCGATCCTCAAAACCTGAACGTGTTACCCCAATCGGGCACCCGGCGCATTGCCATTATCCTGGTCGATACGTCGTCGCAACGGTACCCGACCGATACACCCACCCTCGACGCCATCCGGCAGCGGTGGATGGACGAAATCATCAACGGCGTCACCGTGAGCGGGCAAACCCGCAGCAGTCGCCGGTTTTTTCAGGAGGTTTCGTACAACAACTTCGATATTTCGGCCCAGATCTTCGGTCCCTACCAGCTATCGGGCAATTTCGACAGCTACTTCACCGCCGTCACCCGCAACGGCAACACCCTTTGGTCGCCTAACACCAACTACCACCAGGCCTGCATCACGGCCGCCGATAGCGACGTTAATTGGGGCAATTTCGACACCGTATTGTGCGTATCGCAGAATACCGCAACGCAGAACGCCTGGCCCTACGCGAGCATTGGCACCCGCACCTACACCACCGCCGAAGGGAGCCGTAACCTTGGTGTTATTTCGATGCCTGTGGGTTGGGGCGACACCTTTGAGCCTACCCGTGCCGTGCACGAAACGTTTGCGCACGAGCTGGGCCACAACCTCGGCCTGAGCGATCAGTACACGCCCGACGTACCCGGCCGCAACCCTGTTCAGTGGGACCATATGGATAGCGAAGACGGACTGGCGCACTTCTCGCTGGCGCACCGCATGATGCTCGGCTGGGTACCCGCGGGCTGGCTCAAGACCTACAACTTTGCGCTGGGGGGCTCGCCCGTCAACGAAACCATCAGCCTCAGCGCCATTCAGGCAGGTACGCCCCCGGCCGGGCGCATGGGCGGCATTGAGGTGCGGGTGGCCGATGGCTGGAACTACTACGTGGAGTACCGAAACCGGCAGGCTACCCACACCAGCGATCAGGAATTGCCCACCAACAATGCCGTGCTGGTAACCGACGTCGACTCGTCGCCGGACGATGCGCCCATCAGCCGCCCCCGGATTCTGCGCGTTGCCAATGACCCCGACGGCGACGGCAGCGTGCTGACCAATGGCCTGAATTACCGGGCCGTAGACGTATCGGACCCGACCTTCCCGACCGATTTTCGGCTCAGTGTGAGCGGCATCGACGGCACCAAGGCCGACGTGAAAGTAGAGTACGGTGTCAACAGCCGCCCCGACCCCTCTATACGGCCGTGGCCGGCAAGCCCCACCCGGCAGTGGCAAAGCCCCGACATTGAAGTGCGCAACACCCGCAACGCGGCCGACCCGGCCTGGTTCAACGTGCCCTGGGCCGGCAACCCCAACACGGTGGTAGCGCGGGTGCGGAACAACGGGAATCTGGCTGCTCCCAACGTGCGGGTGTTATTTTCGGTTAAAAACTACAACGTGGGCGGAGCGCCCGAAACCCCGCTGGGCGAAATGACCCAAACGATTCCGGCCCTCGGTACGGTGGAGTTTACAACCACCTGGAATCCGCCGGGCAACGGCCACTACTGCATCATTGTTCGCATCGACACGTTTGCCTTTGTGGCCCCCGACGGCACACTCGTCACCGAAATGTCGCCCCACAATAACCTCGCTCAGTCGAACTACGACCGGTTTATTTCGGCCGAAGGCTCCCCCGCCACCCGCCAGATTACATTTGTGGAAGTGGGCAACCCGTACAACGAAGCGACCCGCGTGTTTATCCGGCCGGGCCAGTCGAACCCGCTGTACCGTACCTACCTCGGGGCTACCTCGCTCCTGCTCGAACCAGGCGAAACCCGCCGGGTGGAAGTCATGTACGAATACGACAGCAGCAACGTGTTCCGCACGCCCATGAGCCTGGGCAAGTATGGCTGGATAACGCCCGAAAAACGCGGTAATGAAGGGCTTGCTCAGCGTGCCCAGAAGCTGTTTGGCGCCAAGCCCAACCGGGTCGATCTGGCTGCCTTTATCGAAGACCCGCGCGACCCTGAGTTGCATACGGCCTACCGGTTTAGCGGGGCCGAAGCCGAGATAGTCACCGGCCGACGCACCAAATTCGATTATTTCTACAAAGACGGGGGGCAGATTGGCGGGCGTGTTGTGCTCGACAACCGACGCCCAACCGGAGTCAACGGAGGCCGGGTGCTGCTCATTTACCGCAACACCGAAGACCCCAAAAACCCGCTGACCATTTACGACGAGGTTCGGCTCGACTGGGACGGCCGGTTTGTGGTGAAAACGTCGAAAAAGGGCCTATCCATTCGGCCCGAGAGTCTTCAGGCGTATTACCTGCCTACGCCCGGCTTCGGCGATTGCTACTCCGCGGTGATTCCTTTTGCGCATTAA
- a CDS encoding M16 family metallopeptidase translates to MTVLTPNIRRWLVVSALASGSLLAQPLLNGTTAQVYAQAASAALPEGVTKGATVEGITEYNLKNGLKVLLFPDVSKPTITVNITYLVGSRHEGLGETGMAHLLEHMVFKGSTKHPNIPQELTAHGARPNGTTWLDRTNYFETFAATDENLKWALDLESDRMVNSFIKKEDLMSEFSVVRNEFESRENSPQNVLNERVVSTAYLWHNYGKSTIGNRSDLEKVPIENLQAFYKKYYQPDNAVLVVAGKIDEAKTIAMVNEYFGNIPRPARVLQPTYTVEPVQDGERSVTLRRVGDTRVVSALYHIMPSSHPDYPAMDVLIDILTDEPSGRLYKALIETKKASQQYGYAFMTKDPGHAYFAVEMLKEKSADEARRILLNTLDSIAIKAPTKEEVDRSKAKQLKYVEMAFKDVEQLGRSLSEYIATGDWRLLFLYRDQLEKVTPADVQRVAAYYFKPSNRTIGEFIPETKPDRAEMPDAPNLAALTQNYKGRAAMAQGEAFDPSPANIDGRTKRVELPNTIEMALLPKSTRGSEVNVRMTLRMGDVKSLENKSTVSSFAAALLDKGTTTRSRQQIKDELDKLKAQVSVGGAGNNASVSIKATKETLPEVMRIVGDILKNPAFDANEFEKLKQEQLAQVESQRSEPNAIASNLFQRTMNPYAKGDIRYTKTFDEEVADIKALKLEDIKKFHKDFYGAQNATVSIVGDFDEPKTRKIISDEFGLWKSKMPFSRVVTEYKAIPAGAQNIETPDKANALMLAGLNLSVRDDDPDYAALILGNYMLGGGFLNSRLATRIRQKEGISYGVGSNINASPWDKAGMFMTYAIYNPENSERLVKALREELEKVQKEGFTAEELNAARSGYLQSRQVTRAQDPSLAGTLNNYLYLNRTMAWDADFEKKIAALTPEQVNAAMKKHIDPAKLTIIQAGDFAKAAKKVAEQQPASSVGSGTKKN, encoded by the coding sequence ATGACAGTTCTAACACCAAACATCCGGCGATGGCTGGTCGTGAGTGCCCTAGCTTCGGGTAGCCTGCTGGCCCAGCCCCTACTCAACGGCACCACGGCTCAGGTGTATGCACAGGCTGCTTCGGCCGCCTTGCCTGAAGGCGTTACCAAAGGCGCAACCGTGGAAGGCATTACGGAGTACAACCTCAAAAACGGCCTCAAAGTACTGCTCTTCCCCGACGTATCGAAGCCCACCATCACGGTCAACATCACCTACCTGGTCGGCTCACGGCACGAGGGACTGGGCGAAACCGGTATGGCTCACCTGCTCGAACACATGGTGTTTAAGGGATCGACCAAGCACCCCAACATTCCGCAGGAACTAACCGCCCACGGTGCCCGGCCCAACGGCACTACCTGGCTCGACCGTACCAACTACTTCGAGACGTTTGCCGCTACCGACGAAAACCTCAAATGGGCACTCGACCTCGAATCAGACCGGATGGTGAACTCGTTCATCAAAAAAGAAGACCTGATGTCGGAGTTTTCGGTGGTGCGGAATGAATTTGAAAGCCGTGAAAACTCTCCGCAAAACGTGCTGAACGAGCGCGTGGTGTCGACCGCTTATCTATGGCACAACTACGGCAAATCGACCATAGGTAACCGCTCCGATCTGGAGAAAGTACCCATCGAGAACCTCCAGGCTTTTTACAAGAAATATTACCAGCCCGACAATGCGGTGCTGGTGGTGGCCGGTAAAATTGACGAAGCCAAGACCATCGCGATGGTCAACGAGTATTTCGGCAATATTCCCCGCCCGGCACGCGTATTGCAGCCGACCTACACGGTAGAGCCGGTTCAGGATGGTGAGCGCTCCGTAACGCTCCGGCGCGTGGGCGACACCCGCGTGGTGTCGGCCCTGTACCACATCATGCCCAGCTCGCACCCCGACTACCCGGCCATGGATGTGCTCATCGACATTCTGACCGACGAGCCGAGCGGCCGCCTGTACAAAGCCCTGATCGAGACCAAGAAAGCCTCGCAGCAATACGGGTATGCGTTTATGACCAAAGACCCCGGCCATGCGTACTTCGCCGTGGAGATGCTGAAAGAAAAATCGGCCGACGAAGCCCGCCGGATTCTGCTGAACACCCTCGACTCGATTGCGATCAAAGCCCCCACCAAAGAGGAGGTAGACCGCTCGAAGGCAAAGCAGCTGAAGTACGTCGAGATGGCATTTAAAGACGTGGAGCAACTGGGCCGGAGCCTGAGCGAATACATTGCTACCGGCGACTGGCGGCTGCTGTTCCTGTACCGCGACCAACTGGAGAAAGTGACCCCCGCCGACGTACAGCGCGTGGCGGCTTACTACTTTAAGCCCTCAAACCGGACCATCGGCGAGTTTATTCCGGAGACCAAGCCCGACCGGGCCGAGATGCCCGACGCGCCCAATCTGGCCGCTTTGACCCAAAATTACAAAGGCCGGGCCGCTATGGCGCAGGGCGAAGCCTTCGACCCGTCGCCCGCTAACATCGACGGCCGCACCAAGCGCGTAGAACTCCCCAACACCATCGAAATGGCCCTGTTGCCCAAATCGACGCGGGGTAGCGAGGTAAACGTTCGGATGACCCTCCGCATGGGTGATGTAAAAAGCCTGGAAAACAAGAGCACCGTCAGCAGCTTTGCAGCCGCCCTGCTCGACAAAGGCACGACCACCCGCAGCCGGCAGCAGATCAAAGACGAACTGGACAAGCTGAAGGCGCAGGTGAGCGTTGGGGGCGCGGGTAACAACGCGTCGGTGTCGATCAAAGCCACCAAAGAAACACTGCCTGAGGTAATGCGCATTGTGGGCGATATCCTCAAAAACCCCGCCTTTGATGCCAACGAGTTCGAAAAACTGAAGCAGGAGCAACTGGCCCAGGTCGAATCGCAGCGGTCGGAACCCAACGCCATTGCCTCGAACCTGTTCCAGCGGACTATGAACCCGTACGCCAAGGGCGATATTCGGTACACCAAGACGTTTGACGAGGAAGTAGCCGACATCAAAGCCCTGAAGCTGGAGGACATCAAGAAATTCCACAAGGACTTCTACGGTGCTCAGAACGCAACGGTCTCGATCGTGGGCGACTTCGACGAGCCAAAAACCCGCAAGATTATTTCGGATGAGTTTGGCCTCTGGAAATCGAAAATGCCGTTTAGCCGGGTGGTAACCGAGTACAAGGCCATTCCGGCAGGTGCCCAGAATATCGAAACCCCCGACAAAGCCAATGCGCTCATGCTGGCGGGCCTGAACCTGTCGGTACGCGACGACGACCCCGACTACGCGGCTCTCATTCTGGGCAACTACATGCTCGGTGGGGGCTTCCTGAACTCGCGTCTGGCAACCCGTATCCGGCAAAAAGAGGGTATCAGCTACGGTGTTGGCTCAAACATCAACGCAAGCCCCTGGGACAAGGCAGGCATGTTTATGACCTATGCCATTTACAACCCCGAAAACTCGGAGCGCCTGGTGAAAGCCCTGCGCGAAGAGCTGGAAAAAGTGCAGAAAGAAGGCTTTACGGCCGAGGAGCTGAACGCGGCCCGGTCGGGTTATCTGCAATCGCGGCAGGTAACGCGGGCGCAGGACCCCAGCCTGGCCGGTACACTCAACAACTACCTGTACCTAAATCGGACGATGGCCTGGGATGCCGACTTTGAAAAGAAGATTGCAGCCCTGACGCCCGAACAGGTCAACGCGGCCATGAAAAAACATATCGACCCGGCCAAACTGACGATTATTCAGGCGGGCGATTTTGCCAAGGCGGCCAAAAAAGTAGCTGAGCAGCAACCGGCTTCGAGCGTTGGCTCAGGCACGAAGAAAAACTAA
- a CDS encoding LytR/AlgR family response regulator transcription factor, with translation MTILLIEDEPLIARQLLKLVRQLEPEADLQGPLGNVQQAKEYLSNHRPDLIIADIQLADGVSFEAFEQVNLNVPVIFTTAYDEYAIRAFKINSIDYLLKPVDPDELRAALAKYHRWQPSGTDFADHFRSLLHQFGQPAQTPVYKRRFTAHHLRQIVPVLEEQVAYFQRDELIYLHTLAGQKLVTDYRTLDELDDLLDPACFFRANRQFLVSLKAVAGYQPHFSGKLAVRLHPPYQTVDLLISKEKAPIFRQWLEG, from the coding sequence ATGACGATCCTCCTCATCGAAGACGAACCCCTTATTGCCCGGCAGCTCCTGAAACTGGTTCGGCAACTCGAACCCGAAGCCGACCTCCAGGGGCCTCTGGGCAATGTGCAGCAGGCAAAAGAGTACCTCTCCAACCACCGGCCCGATTTAATCATTGCGGATATTCAACTGGCCGACGGGGTAAGCTTCGAGGCTTTTGAACAGGTAAACCTCAACGTACCGGTTATTTTCACAACGGCCTACGACGAATATGCCATCCGGGCGTTTAAAATCAACAGCATCGACTACCTCCTCAAACCCGTTGACCCCGACGAGCTGCGGGCCGCCCTCGCCAAGTACCACCGCTGGCAACCCTCCGGCACCGACTTTGCCGATCACTTTCGGTCGTTGCTGCACCAGTTTGGTCAGCCTGCCCAAACGCCGGTTTACAAGCGACGGTTCACGGCCCACCACCTCCGGCAGATTGTGCCCGTACTCGAAGAGCAGGTCGCTTATTTTCAGCGCGACGAACTGATTTACCTCCACACGCTCGCCGGGCAGAAACTGGTGACCGACTACCGCACCCTCGACGAGCTGGACGACCTCCTCGACCCGGCCTGTTTTTTCCGGGCCAACCGGCAGTTTCTGGTCAGTCTCAAAGCCGTAGCCGGGTATCAGCCCCATTTTAGCGGCAAACTGGCGGTTCGGTTGCATCCTCCCTACCAAACCGTCGACTTGCTTATCAGTAAAGAGAAAGCACCCATCTTCCGGCAGTGGCTCGAAGGGTAG
- a CDS encoding sensor histidine kinase encodes MKIRINRNIQLAFLYLALLGVLGRQWVLPSIGWKEQAILFGVTLLIFNAILLFHYWFNEYLNRRYPFERNVRNRVIIQLIVGWGVVKTVLFLGGLLIVRQILPALTDSINRLTLVALSLVAFLANTVICLSFIAILLFNRWQENLLRAARLEQEKAQVQYDNLKNQLNPHFLFNSLSSLDSLIDDNPVLARQFLQQLARVYRYVLQHKDKELVTLETELAFIKNYVALLQTRFEGTFRLDCTVESETLERQIVPVTLQILIENAIKHNIISEAAPLTVDLRVQDGYLEVSNRIQRKKQIATSNGQGLQNLQQLYSFLSDRTIEIQEDKTTFRVRVPLL; translated from the coding sequence ATGAAAATTCGCATTAACCGAAACATTCAACTTGCCTTTCTGTACCTGGCCTTACTGGGTGTGTTGGGCAGACAATGGGTGCTGCCGAGCATTGGCTGGAAAGAGCAGGCAATTCTGTTTGGCGTTACCTTACTGATTTTCAACGCTATTCTGCTCTTTCATTACTGGTTCAATGAGTACCTGAACCGCCGGTATCCGTTTGAGCGAAATGTCCGCAACCGGGTTATCATTCAGCTGATTGTGGGCTGGGGGGTCGTCAAAACGGTGCTGTTTTTGGGTGGCCTACTGATTGTTCGCCAGATTTTACCAGCCCTGACCGACTCCATCAACCGGCTCACGCTGGTAGCCCTAAGTTTGGTGGCTTTTCTGGCCAATACGGTTATCTGCCTTAGCTTTATCGCCATTCTGCTGTTCAACCGCTGGCAGGAAAACCTCCTGCGGGCCGCCCGGCTTGAGCAGGAAAAAGCGCAGGTCCAATACGACAACCTGAAGAACCAGCTCAACCCCCATTTTCTGTTCAACAGCCTCTCATCGCTCGATAGCCTGATCGACGATAACCCCGTGCTGGCCCGGCAATTTTTGCAGCAACTCGCGCGGGTGTACCGATACGTGCTCCAGCATAAAGACAAAGAATTGGTCACTCTCGAAACCGAGCTGGCGTTTATCAAAAACTACGTGGCCCTGCTACAGACCCGCTTTGAGGGTACGTTCCGGCTCGACTGTACGGTTGAGAGCGAGACCCTCGAACGGCAGATTGTTCCCGTAACCCTCCAGATCCTGATCGAGAACGCCATCAAACACAACATCATCAGCGAAGCCGCTCCGCTGACGGTGGACCTGAGGGTGCAGGATGGCTACCTGGAGGTATCGAACCGCATTCAGCGCAAAAAACAGATAGCCACCTCCAACGGGCAAGGCTTGCAGAACCTACAGCAGTTGTATAGTTTTCTGAGCGACCGAACCATCGAGATTCAGGAAGACAAAACCACCTTTCGGGTTCGTGTGCCGCTCTTGTAA
- a CDS encoding ABC transporter ATP-binding protein yields MSVLSAQNLNKYFYDPEKFHVLRDVSFDVQRGEFLSIVGKSGCGKSTLLYLLSTMDTDYEGQITMAGTTLTGRNQDFLARFRNEHLGFVFQFHFLLPEFSALQNVMLPGLKLGKYPAKEVEERAMEKLRLIGMADYARKSASKLSGGQQQRVAIARALINDPTIIMGDEPTGNLDKANTENVFAIFQDLARKGQTIIAVTHDPDFAAGSDRVIEMSDGQIIATHENSH; encoded by the coding sequence ATGTCGGTTCTCTCAGCCCAAAATCTCAACAAATACTTCTACGACCCGGAGAAGTTTCATGTCCTGCGCGATGTCTCATTCGATGTGCAGCGGGGCGAGTTTTTGTCGATCGTGGGCAAGTCGGGGTGTGGCAAAAGTACGCTGCTGTACCTGCTCTCGACCATGGACACCGACTACGAGGGGCAGATTACCATGGCGGGCACCACCCTGACCGGCCGCAACCAGGATTTTCTGGCCCGGTTTCGGAACGAGCACCTCGGCTTTGTGTTTCAGTTTCACTTTCTGCTGCCCGAATTTTCGGCCCTGCAAAACGTGATGCTGCCCGGCCTCAAGCTGGGCAAGTACCCGGCCAAAGAAGTGGAAGAACGGGCGATGGAAAAGCTACGGCTCATTGGCATGGCCGATTACGCCCGTAAATCGGCCAGTAAACTCTCCGGCGGTCAGCAGCAGCGGGTGGCTATTGCCCGGGCACTCATCAACGACCCGACCATCATCATGGGCGACGAGCCCACCGGCAACCTCGACAAAGCCAACACCGAAAACGTGTTTGCGATTTTTCAGGATTTGGCCCGCAAAGGGCAAACCATCATCGCCGTAACGCACGACCCCGACTTTGCCGCCGGCAGCGACCGGGTCATCGAGATGTCGGACGGTCAGATTATTGCTACCCATGAAAATTCGCATTAA
- a CDS encoding four helix bundle protein: MHKYGKKPDPLREKTLNLAVRIVNLSKYLMQEKNEYTISKQVLRSGTNPGAMVREAANAESGLDFIHKLSVAQKEAGETLYWLELLFRTNYLAANEYESIYADTEEILRLIKSSIVTRKKTLATKTASALTFLTYYLF, translated from the coding sequence ATGCACAAATACGGCAAGAAACCCGATCCACTCCGGGAAAAGACGTTGAACCTGGCTGTTCGCATTGTCAATCTCAGTAAGTACTTAATGCAGGAGAAGAACGAATATACTATTAGTAAACAGGTACTTCGTTCAGGCACAAACCCTGGCGCTATGGTAAGAGAAGCAGCCAATGCAGAGTCAGGACTTGATTTTATTCACAAATTAAGTGTGGCCCAAAAGGAAGCAGGAGAAACCTTGTATTGGCTTGAGCTTTTGTTCAGGACTAACTACTTAGCGGCAAATGAGTACGAGTCTATCTACGCTGATACAGAAGAAATTCTGAGGCTTATTAAAAGCTCAATTGTGACCCGGAAGAAAACCCTCGCTACCAAAACTGCCTCTGCCCTGACGTTCCTCACGTATTACCTTTTCTGA